A single candidate division SR1 bacterium Aalborg_AAW-1 DNA region contains:
- the infB gene encoding Translation initiation factor IF-2, with protein MSIFAKPQSDSDEKKKTIIIKKVAKTSDEKEKKNLSSDSIGSGTDSFFGGLGFKKKVEPIQPKTTPIQQEEAKEAEKKEQEKIANDEFFAQASQIAKKNAVVIRSAEPNTSTPKSVRGGQTNNRNNNNNRGSNINFGQGQYKDKKKNNNYTSKQNNYNNTPVTEKKEPVIQKPKVVREAAVSDSLVKKENIIIKDVISVKEFSEKSGIPFPQILKFMLTNKIMGGINTALDFDTVSLIALEFGVNVAKEQQTLDLDKVMSGDLNAILEQDKSSEHTLARAPIVTVMGHVDHGKTSLLDYLRKTSVAGGESGGITQSIGASKIKHQGHDITFIDTPGHELFTNLRSRGAKVTNIVVIVVAADDGLKPQTIESINHAKEAGVPIIIAITKIDKPDPKLEQIKSEIGSYGLIPEEWGGDVPLIGVSSKTGEGMDKLLEQILFQAEVLDLKYDPNRSAVGVIIDAHKDAKQGILTSIIVLTGTLKVGDIVVVHNTYGKIRKMINSMGQAIRTASGGEPVQILGISEVPEPGRVIEVVANEKEAQKRIEVINDSLEKSSVSTLGSFLEQMKKNDGAVLKIVCKANGPSSLEAMKQALNNIPLPKNVSFKIIHSGIGDISESDIGLAQVSEGIVLGYNVACSALLKKRAENSKVSVKLFDIIYALTDYIEQIMKDMVEKEYREVERGKLEILGVFYKKEKTMIIGGKVIEGKIGNGMKFRVENEDPDQVIGGEITSLQRETNSVKEVSEGYECGMKVKVSKKLNEGMILTFYEMEEITDSN; from the coding sequence ATGTCCATTTTTGCAAAACCACAATCTGATAGTGATGAAAAGAAAAAAACCATTATCATCAAAAAAGTAGCTAAAACCAGTGATGAAAAAGAAAAGAAAAATCTGAGTTCTGACAGTATTTGAAGTGGTACAGACTCATTTTTCGGATGATTAGGGTTCAAGAAAAAAGTGGAACCAATACAACCCAAAACTACTCCAATCCAACAAGAGGAAGCGAAGGAAGCTGAAAAAAAAGAACAAGAAAAAATAGCAAATGATGAGTTTTTTGCACAAGCATCACAAATTGCTAAAAAGAATGCTGTCGTTATTCGTAGCGCAGAACCAAACACATCGACACCAAAATCAGTTCGTTGAGGACAGACGAATAATCGTAACAACAACAATAATCGTTGATCAAATATTAATTTTGGACAAGGCCAATATAAAGATAAGAAAAAAAATAATAATTACACTAGTAAGCAAAATAACTACAACAATACTCCAGTTACAGAGAAAAAAGAACCAGTGATACAAAAACCTAAAGTTGTAAGAGAAGCTGCGGTTTCTGATAGTCTAGTAAAAAAAGAAAATATTATTATCAAGGATGTTATTTCTGTAAAAGAATTTTCTGAAAAATCAGGTATTCCTTTCCCACAGATTCTCAAATTTATGCTCACCAATAAAATAATGGGAGGTATTAATACAGCTCTTGATTTTGATACGGTTTCATTAATAGCTTTAGAGTTTGGCGTCAATGTAGCAAAAGAACAACAAACACTTGATCTTGATAAGGTTATGAGTGGTGATTTAAATGCGATTTTAGAACAAGATAAATCATCCGAACATACCCTTGCAAGAGCACCTATTGTGACCGTCATGGGACACGTTGATCATGGGAAAACATCATTACTTGATTATCTCAGAAAAACATCAGTTGCTTGAGGAGAATCAGGAGGGATAACACAATCGATTGGTGCAAGTAAAATCAAGCACCAAGGACATGACATTACCTTTATCGATACTCCAGGACACGAATTATTTACTAATCTCAGATCAAGAGGAGCGAAAGTAACGAATATTGTAGTTATTGTAGTAGCTGCTGATGATGGACTAAAACCGCAAACTATTGAATCTATCAATCATGCCAAAGAAGCTTGAGTTCCCATCATTATTGCGATTACTAAGATCGACAAACCAGATCCTAAACTTGAACAAATCAAATCAGAAATAGGGAGTTATGGTCTTATTCCTGAAGAATGGGGAGGTGATGTACCCCTTATTGGAGTATCATCTAAAACTGGTGAAGGTATGGATAAACTCCTAGAACAGATTTTGTTTCAAGCAGAAGTACTTGATCTCAAATACGATCCAAATAGATCTGCTGTATGAGTGATTATTGATGCTCATAAAGATGCAAAACAAGGAATTCTGACCTCTATTATCGTCTTGACTGGTACCTTGAAAGTAGGAGATATCGTCGTAGTACATAATACCTATGGTAAAATAAGAAAAATGATTAACTCTATGGGACAAGCCATCAGAACAGCAAGTGGATGAGAACCTGTACAAATTCTTGGTATTTCTGAAGTTCCAGAACCAGGTAGGGTTATCGAAGTAGTAGCTAATGAAAAAGAAGCACAGAAAAGAATAGAAGTTATCAATGATTCGTTAGAGAAGAGTAGTGTCAGTACGCTCTGATCCTTCTTAGAACAGATGAAGAAGAATGATGGTGCTGTACTCAAAATAGTGTGTAAAGCGAATGGTCCTTCAAGTCTTGAAGCCATGAAACAAGCACTCAATAACATTCCACTTCCTAAAAATGTATCATTCAAAATTATTCATAGTGGTATTGGAGATATTTCTGAATCTGATATTGGACTTGCGCAAGTATCAGAAGGTATCGTTTTAGGATATAATGTAGCTTGTTCTGCATTACTTAAAAAGAGAGCTGAAAACTCTAAAGTATCAGTTAAACTCTTTGATATTATCTATGCACTTACTGATTATATCGAACAAATTATGAAAGATATGGTTGAAAAAGAGTATAGAGAAGTAGAGAGAGGTAAACTTGAAATCCTTGGAGTATTCTACAAAAAAGAAAAAACTATGATTATTTGAGGTAAAGTGATTGAAGGTAAGATTGGTAATGGTATGAAATTTAGAGTTGAAAACGAAGATCCTGACCAAGTGATTGGTGGTGAGATTACCTCACTCCAAAGAGAAACAAACTCAGTGAAAGAAGTATCTGAAGGATACGAATGTGGTATGAAAGTAAAAGTATCTAAAAAATTGAATGAAGGTATGATTCTTACGTTCTATGAGATGGAGGAAATTACTGATAGCAACTAA